Proteins encoded within one genomic window of Lagenorhynchus albirostris chromosome 9, mLagAlb1.1, whole genome shotgun sequence:
- the LOC132526134 gene encoding LOW QUALITY PROTEIN: membrane-spanning 4-domains subfamily A member 12-like (The sequence of the model RefSeq protein was modified relative to this genomic sequence to represent the inferred CDS: substituted 2 bases at 2 genomic stop codons) yields MMSSKPTAFPRMCETKPNPYPPSYSTAPGSQQPLSFISLGNQAQSGQPPFITSPGTFTNSRQGPGNIQMVSXARGEAATSFKEEAKTLGAIQIMTGLRHIDFGIIGGLMASIYNQELGLASLSFIGGYPFWGDLSFIITGALSISASKQFSPCLIKGSLGMNIVNSVSAFMGVILLLVDVSINGLPNQDYWGTLLLVMGSLGLENKLAGKGISAMLTIFSLXEFCITCVTAHFASQAITNTNGSVLGIPIVYANSPLTTGWSSVPPRNDGHQTHTT; encoded by the exons ATGATGTCATCCAAGCCAACAGCCTTCCCCAGGATGTGTGAAACCAAACCTAATCCTTACCCACCAAGCTACTCTACGGCTCCTGGGTCTCAACAACCTCTGAGTTTCATCAGCCTAGGAAACCAAGCGCAGAGTGGTCAGCCTCCCTTCATTACTTCTCCAGGAACCTTCACCAACAGTCGGCAGGGTCCAGGAAATATACAAATGGTAAGTTAAGCTAGAGGAGAAGCAGCTACAAGCTTTAAAGAAGAAGCAAAGACACTAGGG gcaATCCAGATCATGACTGGATTGAGGCACATTGACTTCGGAATTATTGGGGGTTTAATGGCCTCTATTTATAACCAAGAGTTGGGTTTGGCTTCCTTGTCCTTTATTGGCGGATATCCATTCTGGGGTGACCTCTCT TTCATTATTACTGGAGCACTCTCTATTTCGGCATCCAAGCAGTTTTCCCCTTGTCTG ATAAAAGGCAGCCTAGGAATGAACATTGTTAATTCTGTCTCTGCCTTCATGGGGGTGATTCTGTTGCTGGTGGATGTGAGCATTAATGGGCTGCCTAATCAAGACTACTGGGGCA CCCTACTCCTGGTCATGGGATCTCTAGGACTAGAGAATAAA CTTGCTGGGAAAGGAATTTCAGCCATGCTGACCATCTTCTCTCTTTAGGAGTTTTGCATAACTTGTGTCACAGCACATTTTGCCAGCCAAGCAATCACCAACACCAATGGG TCTGTCCTTGGTATTCCAATTGTGTATGCAAATAGTCCCTTGACAACAGGGTGGTCCTCAGTTCCTCCCAGAAATGATGGCCACCAAACTCATACCACCTAA